In Sparus aurata chromosome 3, fSpaAur1.1, whole genome shotgun sequence, the following are encoded in one genomic region:
- the gjb9b gene encoding gap junction protein beta 9b: MNWSALEALISGVNKYSTVFGRVWLSMVFVFRVMVFVVAAQRVWGDENKDFVCNTAQPGCINVCYDSIFPISHIRLWALQLIFVTCPSLMVVGHVKYREKKDMQYGASHKGAHLYANPGKKRGGLWWTYLVSLVFKAGFDAGFLYLLYHIYDGYDMPRLSKCSLAPCPNTVDCYISRPTEKKIFTLFMVVSSALCILMCICEMIYLISKRIQKLIKRKTEAERRLFAESHEMTPLAAPRSEFRSKTSLRVDPTASVQNLSNIKEEDGPPPKK, translated from the exons ATGAACTGGTCTGCATTGGAGGCGCTCATCAGCGGGGTCAACAAATACTCCACTGTGTTCGGCCGCGTCTGGCTCTCCATGGTCTTTGTCTTCCGGGTGATGGTGTTCGTGGTAGCGGCCCAGCGAGTGTGGGGCGATGAGAACAAGGACTTCGTGTGCAACACGGCCCAGCCGGGCTGCATCAACGTGTGCTACGACTCCATCTTCCCCATCTCCCACATCCGCCTGTGGGCCCTGCAGCTTATCTTTGTCACTTGCCCGTCGCTGATGGTGGTGGGGCACGTCAAGTATCGCGAGAAGAAGGACATGCAGTACGGCGCCTCGCACAAGGGCGCCCACCTGTACGCCAACCCGGGGAAGAAACGCGGGGGACTCTGGTGGACCTACCTG GTGAGTCTGGTTTTCAAGGCAGGCTTCGACGCTGGCTTCCTTTACCTCCTGTACCACATCTACGACGGTTACGACATGCCCCGCCTGTCGAAGTGCTCCCTCGCACCGTGCCCCAACACGGTGGACTGCTACATATCACGTCCCACTGAGAAGAAGATCTTCACCCTCTTCATGGTGGTCTCCTCCGCTTTATGCATCTTAATGTGCATCTGCGAGATGATTTACCTCATCAGCAAACGCATTCAGAAACTGATCAAGAGGAAGACTGAGGCAGAAAGGAGGCTGTTTGCCGAAAGTCACGAGATGACGCCACTGGCAGCGCCCAGGTCGGAGTTCAGATCCAAAACATCACTCAGGGTGGATCCTACAGCCTCCGTCCAAAACCTCAGTAACATCAAGGAGGAGGATGGGCCACCTCCGAAAAAATAA